Proteins found in one Elephas maximus indicus isolate mEleMax1 chromosome 11, mEleMax1 primary haplotype, whole genome shotgun sequence genomic segment:
- the LOC126086039 gene encoding zinc finger protein 615-like isoform X6, whose amino-acid sequence MIQAQESLTFDDVAVEFTWAEWQLLGPDQKDLYRDVMLENYNNLVSVGYQAGKPDALSKLEERKELWTTEDEIHCQICPEIRKVDEHLQHHLQKQGIQKCMKQCYEHNAFGNIFNQRKSNFSLKQHHDMFDLHGKILKSNLSLENQNRSCDLKMFNEFNGYGQSFLHDKHEQLHTDNKFHESVKPNSNKSRAIKHRRTAKLEKTHVCRECGKAFIKKSQFIDHQMVHTGEKPHGCSTCGKAFSRKSRLTEHQRIHAGLKHYECTDCDKTFLKKSQLSIHQKTHMGEKPHTCNQCGKAFIKKCRLIYHQRTHTGEKPHGCSLCGKAFSTKFSLSTHQKTHTGEKPYTCSECGKCFFEKRRLIIHQRTHTGEKPFICNECGKGFPLKNPLIRHQRTHTGEKPYVCSECGKGFTMKSDLIVHRRTHTAEKPYVCSDCGKGFTVKTRLIVHQRTHTGEKPYVCNECGKGFPARIRLVGHQRTHTGEKPYICNECGKGFTEKSHLNVHRRTHTGEKPYICSECGKGLTGKSMLIAHQRTHTGEKPYKCNECGKGFTIKSTLDIHERTHTGEEPYKCNECGKAFRKKTCLIQHQRFHTGKTSFACTECGKFSLRKYDLITHQRIHTGEKPYECSVCGKAFTTKSGLNVHHRKHTGERPYGCSDCGKSFAHLSILVKHKRMHT is encoded by the exons atgatcCAGGCCCAG GAATCACTGACATTCGATGATGTGGCTGTGGAATTTACCTGGGCAGAGTGGCAGCTACTTGGTCCTGATCAGAAGGACCTGTACCGGGATGTGATGCTGGAGAACTATAACAACCTGGTGTCAGTGG GGTATCAAGCTGGCAAACCAGATGCACTCTCCAagttggaagaaagaaaagaactgtggaCAACAGAAGATGAAATCCACTGTCAAATCTGTCCAG AAATCAGGAAGGTTGATGaacatctccagcatcatttgcaAAAGCAAGGAATTCAGAAGTGTATGAAACAATGCTATGAACATAAtgcatttggaaatatttttaatcagagaaaaagtaatttttcattaaagcaacatcatgatatgtTTGACTTAcatggaaaaattttaaaatcaaatttaagTTTAGAAAACCAGAACAGAAGCTGTGATCTAAAAATGTTTAATGAGTTTAATGGATATGGGCAATCCTTTCTCCACGATAAGCATGAACAACTTCATACTGATAATAAATTCCATGAAAGTGTAAAACCAAACAGCAACAAGTCTCGGGCGATTAAGCATCGGAGAACTGCTAAATTAGAGAAAACCCATGTATGcagggaatgtgggaaagccttcattAAAAAGTCTCAGTTCATTGATCATCAAATGGttcatacaggagagaaacctCATGGATGCAGTACGTGTGGGAAAGCATTTTCCAGAAAGTCCAGGCTTACTGAGCATCAGAGGATTCATGCAGGGCTGAAACACTATGAATGCACTGACTGTGACAAAACATTTCTGAAGAAATCACAACTCAGTATACATCAGAAAACTCATATGGGAGAGAAACCCCATACATGCAATCAATGTGGGAAAGCTTTCATCAAGAAATGTCGGCTTATTTATCATCAGCGAActcatacaggagagaaacctCATGGGTGCAGTctatgtgggaaagccttttctACAAAGTTTAGTCTCTCTACTCATCAGAAAACTCATACAGGAGAGAAGCCCTATACATGCAGTGAGTGTGGAAAATGCTTCTTTGAGAAGAGACGTCTCATCATACATCAGCgaactcatactggagagaaaccctttaTATGCAATGAGTGTGGAAAAGGCTTCCCCCTAAAGAACCCTCTTATCAGACATCAACGAACACATACAGGGGAGAAACCTTATGTATGCAGCGAATGTGGAAAAGGCTTCACCATGAAGAGTGATCTCATTGTACATCGGCGTACTCATACTGCAGAGAAACCGTATGTATGCAGTGATTGTGGAAAAGGCTTCACCGTCAAAACCCGTCTAATTGTACATCAGCGAActcatacaggagagaaaccttatgtgTGCAATGAATGTGGAAAAGGCTTCCCAGCAAGGATCCGACTGGTTGGACATCAACgaactcacactggagagaagccCTATATATGCAATGAATGCGGAAAAGGCTTCACCGAGAAGAGCCATCTCAATGTACATCGGCGcactcatactggagagaaaccctatataTGTAGTGAATGTGGAAAAGGCTTAACTGGGAAAAGCATGCTCATTGCACATCAGCgaactcatactggagagaaaccctataagTGCAATGAATGTGGAAAGGGCTTCACCATTAAGAGCACTCTAGATATACATGAACGAACTCATACTGGAGAGGAACCCTACAAATGCAATGAATGTGGTAAAGCGTTCAGGAAGAAGACATGCCTCATACAACATCAGAGATTTCACACAGGAAAAACTTCCTTTGCGTGTACTGAATGTGGAAAATTCTCTTTGCGAAAGTATGATCTCATTACCCATCAGAGaattcacacaggagagaaaccatATGAATGCAGTgtatgtggaaaagccttcaccACCAAGTCAGGGCTCAATGTTCATCATCGGAAACATACAGGAGAGAGGCCCTATGGATGCAGCGATTGTGGGAAATCTTTTGCCCACTTGTCAATCCTTGTTAAACATAAGAGAATGCACACGTAG
- the LOC126086039 gene encoding zinc finger protein 615-like isoform X9: MLENYNNLVSVGYQAGKPDALSKLEERKELWTTEDEIHCQICPEIRKVDEHLQHHLQKQGIQKCMKQCYEHNAFGNIFNQRKSNFSLKQHHDMFDLHGKILKSNLSLENQNRSCDLKMFNEFNGYGQSFLHDKHEQLHTDNKFHESVKPNSNKSRAIKHRRTAKLEKTHVCRECGKAFIKKSQFIDHQMVHTGEKPHGCSTCGKAFSRKSRLTEHQRIHAGLKHYECTDCDKTFLKKSQLSIHQKTHMGEKPHTCNQCGKAFIKKCRLIYHQRTHTGEKPHGCSLCGKAFSTKFSLSTHQKTHTGEKPYTCSECGKCFFEKRRLIIHQRTHTGEKPFICNECGKGFPLKNPLIRHQRTHTGEKPYVCSECGKGFTMKSDLIVHRRTHTAEKPYVCSDCGKGFTVKTRLIVHQRTHTGEKPYVCNECGKGFPARIRLVGHQRTHTGEKPYICNECGKGFTEKSHLNVHRRTHTGEKPYICSECGKGLTGKSMLIAHQRTHTGEKPYKCNECGKGFTIKSTLDIHERTHTGEEPYKCNECGKAFRKKTCLIQHQRFHTGKTSFACTECGKFSLRKYDLITHQRIHTGEKPYECSVCGKAFTTKSGLNVHHRKHTGERPYGCSDCGKSFAHLSILVKHKRMHT; encoded by the exons ATGCTGGAGAACTATAACAACCTGGTGTCAGTGG GGTATCAAGCTGGCAAACCAGATGCACTCTCCAagttggaagaaagaaaagaactgtggaCAACAGAAGATGAAATCCACTGTCAAATCTGTCCAG AAATCAGGAAGGTTGATGaacatctccagcatcatttgcaAAAGCAAGGAATTCAGAAGTGTATGAAACAATGCTATGAACATAAtgcatttggaaatatttttaatcagagaaaaagtaatttttcattaaagcaacatcatgatatgtTTGACTTAcatggaaaaattttaaaatcaaatttaagTTTAGAAAACCAGAACAGAAGCTGTGATCTAAAAATGTTTAATGAGTTTAATGGATATGGGCAATCCTTTCTCCACGATAAGCATGAACAACTTCATACTGATAATAAATTCCATGAAAGTGTAAAACCAAACAGCAACAAGTCTCGGGCGATTAAGCATCGGAGAACTGCTAAATTAGAGAAAACCCATGTATGcagggaatgtgggaaagccttcattAAAAAGTCTCAGTTCATTGATCATCAAATGGttcatacaggagagaaacctCATGGATGCAGTACGTGTGGGAAAGCATTTTCCAGAAAGTCCAGGCTTACTGAGCATCAGAGGATTCATGCAGGGCTGAAACACTATGAATGCACTGACTGTGACAAAACATTTCTGAAGAAATCACAACTCAGTATACATCAGAAAACTCATATGGGAGAGAAACCCCATACATGCAATCAATGTGGGAAAGCTTTCATCAAGAAATGTCGGCTTATTTATCATCAGCGAActcatacaggagagaaacctCATGGGTGCAGTctatgtgggaaagccttttctACAAAGTTTAGTCTCTCTACTCATCAGAAAACTCATACAGGAGAGAAGCCCTATACATGCAGTGAGTGTGGAAAATGCTTCTTTGAGAAGAGACGTCTCATCATACATCAGCgaactcatactggagagaaaccctttaTATGCAATGAGTGTGGAAAAGGCTTCCCCCTAAAGAACCCTCTTATCAGACATCAACGAACACATACAGGGGAGAAACCTTATGTATGCAGCGAATGTGGAAAAGGCTTCACCATGAAGAGTGATCTCATTGTACATCGGCGTACTCATACTGCAGAGAAACCGTATGTATGCAGTGATTGTGGAAAAGGCTTCACCGTCAAAACCCGTCTAATTGTACATCAGCGAActcatacaggagagaaaccttatgtgTGCAATGAATGTGGAAAAGGCTTCCCAGCAAGGATCCGACTGGTTGGACATCAACgaactcacactggagagaagccCTATATATGCAATGAATGCGGAAAAGGCTTCACCGAGAAGAGCCATCTCAATGTACATCGGCGcactcatactggagagaaaccctatataTGTAGTGAATGTGGAAAAGGCTTAACTGGGAAAAGCATGCTCATTGCACATCAGCgaactcatactggagagaaaccctataagTGCAATGAATGTGGAAAGGGCTTCACCATTAAGAGCACTCTAGATATACATGAACGAACTCATACTGGAGAGGAACCCTACAAATGCAATGAATGTGGTAAAGCGTTCAGGAAGAAGACATGCCTCATACAACATCAGAGATTTCACACAGGAAAAACTTCCTTTGCGTGTACTGAATGTGGAAAATTCTCTTTGCGAAAGTATGATCTCATTACCCATCAGAGaattcacacaggagagaaaccatATGAATGCAGTgtatgtggaaaagccttcaccACCAAGTCAGGGCTCAATGTTCATCATCGGAAACATACAGGAGAGAGGCCCTATGGATGCAGCGATTGTGGGAAATCTTTTGCCCACTTGTCAATCCTTGTTAAACATAAGAGAATGCACACGTAG
- the LOC126086039 gene encoding zinc finger protein 615-like isoform X7 → MIDAQELLTFDDVAVKFTWEEWQLLDPAQKDLYLDVMLENYSNLVSMGYQAGKPDALSKLEERKELWTTEDEIHCQICPEIRKVDEHLQHHLQKQGIQKCMKQCYEHNAFGNIFNQRKSNFSLKQHHDMFDLHGKILKSNLSLENQNRSCDLKMFNEFNGYGQSFLHDKHEQLHTDNKFHESVKPNSNKSRAIKHRRTAKLEKTHVCRECGKAFIKKSQFIDHQMVHTGEKPHGCSTCGKAFSRKSRLTEHQRIHAGLKHYECTDCDKTFLKKSQLSIHQKTHMGEKPHTCNQCGKAFIKKCRLIYHQRTHTGEKPHGCSLCGKAFSTKFSLSTHQKTHTGEKPYTCSECGKCFFEKRRLIIHQRTHTGEKPFICNECGKGFPLKNPLIRHQRTHTGEKPYVCSECGKGFTMKSDLIVHRRTHTAEKPYVCSDCGKGFTVKTRLIVHQRTHTGEKPYVCNECGKGFPARIRLVGHQRTHTGEKPYICNECGKGFTEKSHLNVHRRTHTGEKPYICSECGKGLTGKSMLIAHQRTHTGEKPYKCNECGKGFTIKSTLDIHERTHTGEEPYKCNECGKAFRKKTCLIQHQRFHTGKTSFACTECGKFSLRKYDLITHQRIHTGEKPYECSVCGKAFTTKSGLNVHHRKHTGERPYGCSDCGKSFAHLSILVKHKRMHT, encoded by the exons GGTATCAAGCTGGCAAACCAGATGCACTCTCCAagttggaagaaagaaaagaactgtggaCAACAGAAGATGAAATCCACTGTCAAATCTGTCCAG AAATCAGGAAGGTTGATGaacatctccagcatcatttgcaAAAGCAAGGAATTCAGAAGTGTATGAAACAATGCTATGAACATAAtgcatttggaaatatttttaatcagagaaaaagtaatttttcattaaagcaacatcatgatatgtTTGACTTAcatggaaaaattttaaaatcaaatttaagTTTAGAAAACCAGAACAGAAGCTGTGATCTAAAAATGTTTAATGAGTTTAATGGATATGGGCAATCCTTTCTCCACGATAAGCATGAACAACTTCATACTGATAATAAATTCCATGAAAGTGTAAAACCAAACAGCAACAAGTCTCGGGCGATTAAGCATCGGAGAACTGCTAAATTAGAGAAAACCCATGTATGcagggaatgtgggaaagccttcattAAAAAGTCTCAGTTCATTGATCATCAAATGGttcatacaggagagaaacctCATGGATGCAGTACGTGTGGGAAAGCATTTTCCAGAAAGTCCAGGCTTACTGAGCATCAGAGGATTCATGCAGGGCTGAAACACTATGAATGCACTGACTGTGACAAAACATTTCTGAAGAAATCACAACTCAGTATACATCAGAAAACTCATATGGGAGAGAAACCCCATACATGCAATCAATGTGGGAAAGCTTTCATCAAGAAATGTCGGCTTATTTATCATCAGCGAActcatacaggagagaaacctCATGGGTGCAGTctatgtgggaaagccttttctACAAAGTTTAGTCTCTCTACTCATCAGAAAACTCATACAGGAGAGAAGCCCTATACATGCAGTGAGTGTGGAAAATGCTTCTTTGAGAAGAGACGTCTCATCATACATCAGCgaactcatactggagagaaaccctttaTATGCAATGAGTGTGGAAAAGGCTTCCCCCTAAAGAACCCTCTTATCAGACATCAACGAACACATACAGGGGAGAAACCTTATGTATGCAGCGAATGTGGAAAAGGCTTCACCATGAAGAGTGATCTCATTGTACATCGGCGTACTCATACTGCAGAGAAACCGTATGTATGCAGTGATTGTGGAAAAGGCTTCACCGTCAAAACCCGTCTAATTGTACATCAGCGAActcatacaggagagaaaccttatgtgTGCAATGAATGTGGAAAAGGCTTCCCAGCAAGGATCCGACTGGTTGGACATCAACgaactcacactggagagaagccCTATATATGCAATGAATGCGGAAAAGGCTTCACCGAGAAGAGCCATCTCAATGTACATCGGCGcactcatactggagagaaaccctatataTGTAGTGAATGTGGAAAAGGCTTAACTGGGAAAAGCATGCTCATTGCACATCAGCgaactcatactggagagaaaccctataagTGCAATGAATGTGGAAAGGGCTTCACCATTAAGAGCACTCTAGATATACATGAACGAACTCATACTGGAGAGGAACCCTACAAATGCAATGAATGTGGTAAAGCGTTCAGGAAGAAGACATGCCTCATACAACATCAGAGATTTCACACAGGAAAAACTTCCTTTGCGTGTACTGAATGTGGAAAATTCTCTTTGCGAAAGTATGATCTCATTACCCATCAGAGaattcacacaggagagaaaccatATGAATGCAGTgtatgtggaaaagccttcaccACCAAGTCAGGGCTCAATGTTCATCATCGGAAACATACAGGAGAGAGGCCCTATGGATGCAGCGATTGTGGGAAATCTTTTGCCCACTTGTCAATCCTTGTTAAACATAAGAGAATGCACACGTAG